The proteins below come from a single Natrinema sp. SYSU A 869 genomic window:
- the gcvPA gene encoding aminomethyl-transferring glycine dehydrogenase subunit GcvPA, producing MHGSHTTGSPYAPYTEEDRTAMLEAVGAESAEDLFDIPADVRFDGRFDIDTRTERETRRLVRSILGRNDDLTELLGRGHYGYYVPSLVDHLADRSEFLTSYTQYQPEISQGFLQALFEYQSLLVELTGLTVANCSMYDAATALGEAATLADRVRNTTGHRVLIPDLLREERQSTLENYVAGTDLDVETYPVDDGNVDLVGLEETVDEAVVMIYAENPTVRGTIEEHLDAVGDLADDNDALFTLGSDPIALSLLERPVDVGADVVVGDASVLGLPTSYGMGLGLFATREDYLRQVPGRLVGASEDATDRRAFTLTLQTREQHIRRERATSNICTNQAWVALRTAMHAAVLGPTGMVDLAERDVRRARTLAERLDDIVGVKAPVHDRHHLREFVAHVDQPAGAIADDLEQLGFAVHVVGDHEIQVCVAGISDDRIDRFVEATTEVAR from the coding sequence ATGCACGGATCACACACCACGGGGAGTCCGTACGCTCCCTATACGGAGGAGGACCGCACGGCGATGCTCGAGGCGGTCGGTGCGGAGTCCGCAGAGGATCTCTTCGACATCCCGGCCGACGTCCGGTTCGACGGGCGGTTCGACATCGACACGCGAACGGAACGGGAGACCAGACGGCTGGTTCGCTCGATTCTGGGTCGCAACGACGACCTGACCGAACTACTGGGACGGGGCCACTACGGCTACTACGTCCCGTCGCTGGTCGATCACCTCGCGGATCGCTCAGAGTTCCTCACGTCCTACACGCAGTACCAACCCGAAATCTCTCAGGGATTCCTGCAGGCCCTCTTCGAGTACCAGTCGCTGCTGGTCGAGTTGACCGGCCTCACAGTCGCAAACTGCTCGATGTACGACGCCGCGACGGCTCTGGGCGAGGCTGCCACGCTGGCCGACCGGGTCCGGAATACGACGGGCCACCGTGTACTCATCCCCGACCTCCTGCGTGAGGAACGGCAGAGCACGCTCGAGAACTACGTCGCCGGTACCGATCTTGACGTCGAGACCTACCCCGTCGACGACGGCAACGTCGATCTCGTGGGACTCGAGGAGACCGTCGACGAGGCGGTCGTAATGATCTACGCCGAGAATCCGACGGTTCGCGGAACGATCGAGGAGCACCTCGATGCAGTCGGCGACCTCGCCGACGACAACGACGCGCTCTTTACGCTCGGTTCGGACCCGATCGCGCTGTCCCTGCTCGAGCGGCCCGTCGACGTCGGTGCAGATGTGGTCGTCGGCGACGCGAGCGTGCTCGGCCTCCCGACGAGCTACGGGATGGGGCTGGGCCTGTTCGCGACGCGGGAGGACTACCTCCGGCAGGTCCCCGGCCGGCTGGTCGGGGCCAGCGAGGACGCGACCGACCGCCGAGCGTTCACGCTCACCCTACAGACTCGTGAACAGCACATTCGTCGGGAACGCGCAACGAGTAATATCTGTACGAACCAGGCCTGGGTCGCGCTCCGAACTGCGATGCACGCGGCCGTCCTCGGGCCAACTGGCATGGTCGATCTCGCGGAGCGAGACGTCCGGCGAGCCCGGACCCTCGCGGAGCGACTCGACGACATCGTCGGCGTGAAAGCGCCGGTCCACGACCGCCACCACCTTCGGGAGTTCGTCGCTCACGTCGACCAGCCCGCGGGGGCCATCGCCGATGACTTAGAGCAGCTCGGATTCGCGGTCCACGTCGTCGGCGACCACGAGATCCAGGTCTGCGTCGCCGGCATTTCGGACGACCGGATCGATCGGTTCGTCGAGGCCACAACGGAGGTGGCACGATGA
- a CDS encoding MATE family efflux transporter yields the protein MPNPFRWLLLSIGSLLARVGIVDSQRVERTTDLAWPRIVTGIARMSKSAADVAMVGIALGPAAIAGVGFATPFWSIAFAIGGGVAGATISLVSQRYGAQATEKLSLAVTTSALIVVAITIPLAVLYWTVPEQLIRLVGNDAASTAYGADYLRILALGVPFAGVNLIASRTLVGADDAWTPMMLRAGGAVANVAVNAVLLFVLELGVVGAAIGTVLANVLVLAAFVTGFTVGRLPVIGEFPVTIDLSRPYTTLEDVRNVIDIGAPLVFTNVARRAAQFPMLAIVALFGPNVVAAYVVARRVRDLMDTPGWGFSLASSSLVGQELGTGDESDADTYGYEVLWFGTAVYLFSATIVLLFAEQVGRLFVDDPSILPLVTTFIVVACVSVVFRGISGGATGPLRASGDTRWPFYGQVLGLYVFALPVAALGAVSIPAGPLEAIMPLGIGALYAALILETFVPAVVTYYRFAAGHWKVISRGYRPESAPGD from the coding sequence GTGCCGAATCCATTCCGTTGGCTCCTGCTGTCGATCGGCTCCCTGCTCGCGCGGGTCGGGATCGTCGACTCTCAGCGCGTCGAGCGGACCACCGATCTCGCCTGGCCGCGGATCGTCACCGGCATCGCCCGGATGTCGAAGTCCGCGGCGGACGTGGCCATGGTCGGGATCGCGCTGGGTCCGGCAGCGATCGCTGGCGTCGGCTTTGCGACCCCGTTCTGGTCGATCGCGTTCGCGATCGGTGGCGGGGTCGCCGGCGCGACGATCAGTCTCGTCTCGCAGCGCTACGGCGCGCAGGCGACCGAAAAGCTGTCGCTGGCGGTAACGACCAGCGCGCTCATCGTCGTCGCGATTACCATTCCCCTCGCGGTCCTCTACTGGACGGTTCCCGAACAACTGATCAGACTCGTCGGGAACGACGCGGCGTCGACTGCGTACGGTGCGGACTACCTCCGAATCCTCGCGCTCGGCGTACCCTTTGCCGGCGTGAACCTGATCGCCAGCCGGACGCTCGTCGGTGCCGACGACGCGTGGACGCCCATGATGCTCCGCGCCGGCGGCGCAGTCGCCAACGTCGCCGTTAACGCCGTCCTGCTGTTCGTCCTCGAGTTGGGCGTCGTCGGCGCTGCGATCGGGACGGTACTGGCGAACGTCCTCGTCCTGGCGGCGTTCGTCACCGGGTTTACCGTCGGCCGGCTCCCCGTGATCGGGGAGTTCCCTGTGACAATCGACCTCTCGCGGCCGTACACGACCCTCGAGGACGTCCGGAACGTGATCGACATCGGCGCGCCGCTGGTGTTTACGAACGTCGCTCGGCGGGCCGCGCAGTTCCCGATGCTTGCCATCGTCGCGCTGTTCGGACCGAACGTGGTGGCCGCCTACGTCGTCGCACGCCGCGTCCGGGATCTGATGGACACGCCGGGCTGGGGCTTCTCGCTGGCCTCGAGCAGTCTCGTGGGTCAGGAACTCGGAACCGGCGATGAGAGTGACGCCGACACGTACGGCTACGAAGTGCTCTGGTTCGGGACCGCCGTGTATCTATTCAGCGCGACCATCGTCCTTCTCTTCGCCGAACAGGTCGGGCGGCTCTTCGTCGACGATCCGTCGATCCTGCCGCTGGTAACCACCTTCATCGTCGTCGCCTGCGTGAGCGTCGTCTTCCGCGGCATTAGTGGCGGCGCGACCGGCCCGCTCCGTGCGAGCGGTGACACCCGCTGGCCGTTCTACGGCCAGGTACTCGGACTCTACGTGTTCGCGCTCCCCGTCGCCGCTCTCGGGGCCGTTTCGATTCCCGCGGGGCCCCTCGAGGCCATCATGCCGCTGGGAATCGGCGCGCTCTACGCGGCGCTGATCCTCGAGACGTTCGTTCCCGCCGTCGTCACGTACTATCGGTTCGCTGCCGGCCACTGGAAGGTCATCAGTCGCGGCTATCGACCCGAATCCGCGCCTGGTGATTGA
- a CDS encoding DoxX family protein, producing the protein MALESGIGAVLLLVGRLLFGGLLVYQGINHFLATDMMAGYAESKGVPAAKFGVVASGVVLVLAGLGIVLGVYPIIAAGMLAVFFLLVTPFMHDFWAVPEDQQQNEMNHFLKNVQLLGVSLLVLVFAGETWGYALNIGL; encoded by the coding sequence ATGGCGCTCGAGAGCGGTATCGGTGCGGTACTCCTGCTCGTGGGTAGACTGCTCTTCGGTGGCCTCCTTGTCTATCAGGGAATCAATCACTTCCTTGCAACTGATATGATGGCTGGCTATGCCGAGTCAAAGGGTGTTCCCGCGGCCAAGTTCGGCGTCGTCGCGTCGGGCGTGGTGCTCGTCCTCGCGGGGCTCGGCATCGTTCTCGGCGTCTATCCCATCATCGCCGCGGGGATGCTGGCGGTGTTCTTCCTCCTCGTCACACCGTTCATGCACGACTTCTGGGCGGTCCCCGAGGATCAGCAGCAAAACGAGATGAACCACTTTCTCAAGAACGTCCAACTGCTTGGCGTCTCCCTGCTCGTGTTAGTCTTCGCCGGTGAGACCTGGGGCTACGCGCTAAATATCGGCCTCTAA
- a CDS encoding adenine deaminase C-terminal domain-containing protein, translated as MNELQPVALEREDATADLVVAADRVASMGGGFAVARDDEVVADLTMPITATAAEMAPTRSRPSSRRSRRPSARAAAISSGRC; from the coding sequence ATGAACGAGTTACAGCCGGTCGCCCTCGAGCGTGAGGATGCGACCGCCGATCTGGTCGTCGCTGCCGACCGCGTCGCATCGATGGGCGGGGGCTTCGCGGTCGCTCGCGACGACGAGGTCGTCGCGGACCTCACGATGCCGATCACCGCGACCGCCGCCGAAATGGCCCCGACGCGTTCACGACCGAGTTCGCGGCGCTCGAGGCGTCCCTCCGCGAGAGCGGCGGCGATATCGAGCGGCCGCTGTTGA
- the gcvPB gene encoding aminomethyl-transferring glycine dehydrogenase subunit GcvPB, protein MTDERSDAPDDRDAAQSCYDQARYVENGEYEPLLSEKDQTRVEIGDPSSSRDGDGEDGSPLPDDLTRDSLELPELSEPELARHYTRLSQMIYGIDSGPYPLGSCTMKYNPKFTEDVAALPSAAVHPDRSEGSVQGTLELLYRLQDYLGRIGGMDAVTLQPPAGAAGEFAGIQIAAAYHEHNDEGHRDEVIVPESAHGTNFASAALGGYDVVSLPSDDEGRVDLEALEAVLSEKTAALMLTNPNTLGLFERDITEIAEMVHDVGGLLYYDGANLNALLGRARPGDMGFDVMHYNVHKTFATPHGGGGPGAGPVGVVEDLAPFLPVPRVRERAGESTSGDPIYERFEPEHTIGKVHGFDGNWLVLLKAFAYIARLGDEGLADASASAVLNANYLAEGLEYDVPYGPFHHEFVASAGDQDAADVAKRMLDYGVHPPTTKWPEIVPEALMTEPTEVESKDTLDRLAAAFNAVAREDDATLEAAPERTTARRIDQTSAARTPRLSWQALTDDT, encoded by the coding sequence ATGACCGATGAGCGATCCGATGCCCCAGACGACCGCGACGCCGCACAGTCGTGCTATGATCAGGCCCGGTACGTCGAGAACGGTGAGTACGAGCCGTTGCTCTCGGAGAAGGATCAGACGCGTGTCGAGATCGGCGATCCCAGTAGCAGCCGTGACGGAGACGGCGAGGACGGTTCGCCGCTCCCCGATGACCTCACCCGCGACTCCCTCGAACTCCCCGAACTCTCCGAGCCCGAACTGGCTCGCCACTACACGCGACTTTCCCAGATGATCTACGGGATCGACAGCGGGCCCTACCCGCTGGGGTCGTGTACGATGAAGTACAATCCCAAGTTCACCGAGGACGTGGCCGCGCTGCCGTCGGCGGCCGTCCATCCTGACCGGTCCGAGGGGTCCGTTCAGGGCACCCTCGAACTCCTGTATCGGTTGCAGGACTATTTGGGACGAATCGGGGGCATGGACGCAGTGACACTCCAGCCGCCCGCCGGCGCTGCCGGCGAGTTTGCCGGAATTCAGATCGCCGCGGCCTACCACGAGCACAACGATGAAGGCCACCGCGACGAGGTCATCGTCCCCGAGAGCGCCCACGGGACCAACTTCGCCAGCGCAGCCCTCGGCGGCTACGACGTCGTCTCCCTGCCCAGCGACGACGAGGGGCGAGTTGATCTCGAGGCGCTCGAGGCGGTCCTCTCGGAGAAGACGGCTGCGCTCATGTTGACCAACCCGAACACGCTCGGGCTGTTCGAGCGCGATATCACGGAAATCGCCGAGATGGTCCACGATGTCGGTGGGCTGCTCTACTACGACGGGGCGAACCTGAACGCCCTGCTCGGCCGTGCCCGGCCGGGCGACATGGGCTTCGACGTGATGCACTACAACGTCCACAAGACGTTCGCGACGCCCCACGGCGGCGGTGGGCCAGGTGCCGGTCCGGTCGGCGTGGTCGAAGACCTCGCGCCGTTCCTGCCCGTGCCCCGCGTCCGCGAGCGCGCCGGCGAATCGACGTCCGGAGACCCGATCTACGAACGCTTCGAGCCCGAACACACCATCGGTAAGGTCCACGGATTCGACGGCAACTGGCTGGTACTCCTCAAGGCCTTCGCCTACATCGCACGACTCGGCGACGAGGGACTCGCGGACGCGAGCGCCTCTGCGGTGCTCAACGCGAACTACCTCGCCGAGGGACTCGAGTACGACGTCCCCTATGGCCCGTTCCACCACGAGTTCGTCGCCAGCGCTGGCGATCAGGACGCCGCCGACGTCGCAAAGCGAATGCTCGACTACGGCGTCCACCCACCGACGACAAAGTGGCCCGAGATCGTCCCCGAGGCCCTGATGACCGAGCCGACTGAAGTCGAGAGCAAGGACACCCTCGATCGTCTCGCCGCCGCGTTCAACGCCGTCGCACGCGAGGACGACGCAACGCTCGAGGCGGCACCGGAACGGACCACCGCACGCCGGATTGACCAGACGAGCGCCGCGCGGACCCCGCGGCTCTCGTGGCAGGCGCTCACGGACGATACATAA
- a CDS encoding DUF2270 domain-containing protein: MDDDSNEPGENGPIEGDRGERENRDGPLDRDDQEIGATVATDTDSLLGVLPHFYRGEVSQANSAQDRIDRTTDWSITLLAALLSLVFSSQNMPAFLLLIGMFILLVFLFYEVRRYRFYDHWRARVRFVQENVFANALEPTGVEHPAWREELSDDLRHPTFKVSTREALSRRIRRVYGLLFAVAGVGWVFKVTMFTPGQQWTEAAELPGLHGAIVAGFLGLFFVSVIAIGLWPGGREAKGEIHGVEPGDWKND; this comes from the coding sequence ATGGACGACGACAGCAACGAACCCGGTGAGAACGGGCCGATCGAGGGAGATCGGGGCGAACGGGAGAACAGAGACGGACCGCTCGATCGCGACGATCAGGAGATCGGGGCGACGGTCGCCACCGATACCGACTCCCTACTCGGCGTCCTCCCGCACTTCTACCGCGGTGAGGTCAGCCAGGCCAACAGTGCGCAGGATCGAATCGATCGGACCACCGACTGGTCGATCACGCTGCTCGCTGCACTGCTCTCGCTCGTGTTCTCGAGTCAGAATATGCCCGCTTTCCTACTCCTGATAGGGATGTTCATCCTGTTGGTCTTCCTGTTTTACGAGGTGCGACGCTACCGATTTTACGACCACTGGCGCGCCCGCGTCCGCTTCGTTCAGGAGAACGTGTTCGCGAACGCCTTGGAGCCCACCGGCGTCGAACACCCCGCTTGGCGCGAGGAACTGAGCGACGATCTCCGCCATCCGACATTCAAGGTATCGACTCGAGAGGCCCTCTCACGGCGCATCCGTCGGGTTTACGGGTTGTTGTTCGCAGTGGCCGGAGTCGGCTGGGTGTTCAAAGTCACAATGTTCACCCCGGGCCAGCAGTGGACCGAAGCCGCCGAACTGCCGGGGCTCCACGGCGCGATCGTGGCGGGGTTCCTCGGACTCTTCTTCGTCAGCGTGATCGCGATCGGCCTGTGGCCGGGCGGACGGGAGGCGAAAGGCGAAATCCACGGGGTAGAGCCGGGTGACTGGAAAAACGACTGA
- a CDS encoding helix-hairpin-helix domain-containing protein has product MCATFSPDDIDKTVENANGEVIGTVTEIEGGTAHVKPRSGVMDSIRAALGWERATGDTVVIREGAVGTISDDVIRLGPEPKDPETAARTDIDDAGRDSEPDVIVDRGPDSDEADEIEPSESAAAGDRNPPGDPVEERGGADELYPDDEIGGADELEETQETHPAADTDDADADTAFDEPVADDDSFEADEQREFDAPSAADEIVDTDARDGLKDTAAIDETASTDEPDAAETDEAAGANAVDESTEIGDSDERTDLEDPSRTDESGRTEIDSSDNADESGAPDEAASTVDMADERGATDGIQSTETGTTEEGRAGESQSASAGSADANEIDRTVESNSFEDVSDGLDDAEERNPAEDMGLADELDNGIDIESTAESNETAEHEETAHSRPSEEENLVDELDRGSDIESVTDDDRETDPDIDPDAISGEQTGAEAGVEMVDRRIVTEDDADIDHRPAETAGDRDRTALEDLEMEPEERKTETRASEVAASNDRSQSATPLSAMFAAQRAALEPGKQAVELQQRLARNAVSSGMALQRQQLRLAETVASTPVELAATMMGSREEPSRGRREESHAGPDRPDEGIARDHDRTVALLERHVERLEELHRQLAANPDATHRRLELVDGLDSMYRERLVDAGITSLDDLAQADSETVADAAEVTEKRAASWIEQADT; this is encoded by the coding sequence ATGTGTGCAACGTTTTCGCCGGACGACATCGACAAAACGGTCGAGAACGCGAACGGGGAGGTGATCGGCACCGTTACTGAAATCGAGGGCGGCACCGCTCACGTCAAACCGCGTTCCGGCGTCATGGATTCGATTAGGGCGGCTCTCGGCTGGGAGCGAGCCACCGGAGATACCGTGGTAATTCGCGAAGGCGCGGTCGGAACCATCTCGGACGACGTGATCCGACTTGGGCCGGAGCCCAAGGATCCGGAGACGGCGGCGCGTACCGATATCGACGATGCCGGCCGAGACTCCGAGCCTGACGTCATCGTGGACCGGGGTCCAGACTCTGACGAAGCGGACGAGATCGAGCCATCGGAGTCGGCTGCGGCGGGCGATCGAAACCCACCGGGCGATCCCGTCGAGGAGAGGGGCGGCGCTGACGAACTGTATCCGGACGACGAGATCGGCGGTGCCGACGAACTCGAGGAGACGCAGGAAACGCATCCGGCGGCGGATACCGACGACGCCGATGCCGACACTGCATTCGACGAGCCGGTCGCGGATGACGACTCGTTCGAGGCAGACGAGCAACGCGAGTTCGATGCCCCGAGCGCGGCCGACGAGATCGTCGATACCGATGCGCGGGATGGGCTCAAGGACACTGCAGCGATCGACGAGACGGCATCGACAGACGAGCCGGATGCGGCGGAAACGGACGAAGCCGCGGGGGCGAACGCGGTCGACGAGAGCACCGAGATCGGCGACTCGGACGAGCGTACCGACCTCGAAGACCCGTCCCGAACCGACGAATCGGGGCGGACGGAGATCGACTCTTCGGACAACGCCGATGAGAGCGGAGCCCCTGACGAGGCCGCATCGACCGTGGATATGGCGGACGAACGGGGCGCGACTGACGGGATCCAGTCGACCGAGACGGGCACTACTGAAGAAGGGAGGGCGGGCGAAAGCCAGTCAGCGTCGGCAGGGTCCGCGGACGCGAACGAGATCGATCGAACCGTCGAGAGCAACTCCTTCGAAGACGTCAGCGACGGGTTGGACGACGCCGAGGAGCGCAATCCGGCCGAGGATATGGGCCTTGCGGACGAACTGGACAACGGGATCGATATCGAATCGACTGCAGAGAGCAATGAAACCGCCGAACACGAGGAAACGGCACACTCGAGGCCGTCGGAAGAGGAGAATCTAGTCGATGAGTTGGATCGGGGATCGGATATCGAGTCGGTCACGGATGACGACCGTGAGACGGATCCCGATATCGATCCTGATGCCATCAGTGGGGAACAGACCGGAGCTGAGGCCGGCGTCGAGATGGTCGACCGCCGAATCGTCACCGAGGACGACGCCGATATCGACCACCGCCCAGCCGAGACGGCCGGTGACCGCGATCGAACAGCGCTCGAAGACCTCGAGATGGAGCCCGAAGAGAGGAAAACCGAAACGAGGGCATCGGAGGTGGCCGCGAGCAACGATCGGAGTCAATCAGCCACTCCGCTGTCGGCCATGTTTGCCGCCCAGCGAGCGGCGCTAGAGCCGGGCAAACAGGCAGTCGAACTCCAGCAGCGACTCGCCCGAAACGCCGTCTCCAGCGGGATGGCACTGCAGCGCCAGCAGTTGCGACTCGCTGAGACGGTCGCCAGCACGCCCGTCGAACTTGCCGCCACGATGATGGGATCGAGAGAGGAACCGTCTCGTGGCCGACGCGAGGAGTCGCACGCGGGACCGGATCGGCCCGACGAGGGTATCGCTCGGGACCACGACCGGACGGTGGCGCTACTCGAGCGACACGTCGAACGGCTGGAGGAGCTGCACCGGCAGTTAGCGGCCAACCCTGACGCCACGCACCGGCGGCTCGAACTCGTCGACGGACTCGATTCGATGTACCGCGAGCGACTCGTCGATGCGGGCATCACCTCGCTCGACGACCTCGCTCAAGCCGACAGCGAGACCGTTGCCGACGCGGCCGAGGTCACCGAGAAGCGAGCGGCAAGCTGGATCGAGCAGGCCGATACCTGA
- a CDS encoding cob(I)yrinic acid a,c-diamide adenosyltransferase, whose translation MSIYTGRGDDGETDLRDMTRVSKSSARIEAYGTVDELNALLGTVRPTDHDDINDRLSEIQNHLHVVQADLANPDPDEDDPAIRPEHAETVENWIDEYDEELEPLTSFILPTGSEHGAALHHARTVCRRAERRAVALASEEQINEDAVQYLNRLSDGLFTFARVVNARDGELEEAPEY comes from the coding sequence ATGTCGATTTACACCGGCCGCGGCGACGACGGAGAGACGGATCTCCGGGATATGACTCGTGTCTCGAAGTCGAGTGCCCGCATCGAGGCCTACGGGACCGTCGACGAACTCAACGCCCTGCTCGGCACGGTTCGGCCGACCGACCACGACGACATCAACGACCGACTGTCCGAAATTCAGAACCACCTCCACGTGGTACAGGCTGACCTCGCGAACCCCGATCCCGACGAGGACGACCCCGCGATCCGCCCCGAACACGCCGAGACCGTCGAGAACTGGATCGACGAGTACGACGAGGAACTCGAGCCATTGACCTCATTTATCCTGCCGACCGGCAGCGAACACGGTGCGGCGCTGCACCACGCCAGGACAGTCTGTCGGCGCGCCGAACGACGAGCGGTCGCGCTCGCGTCGGAGGAACAGATCAACGAGGATGCGGTCCAGTATCTCAATCGGCTCTCGGATGGCCTGTTCACGTTTGCCCGCGTTGTCAACGCTCGCGACGGGGAACTGGAGGAAGCGCCCGAATACTAG
- a CDS encoding AI-2E family transporter gives MADRPEPPAWVVEQPVLTGLALVSVLLGFFIVLPYLQYVLFGVVLAYILLPVQNRLETYVRPMIAAFITVIIAVIVILLPLAYILNVAFRQSTLLVDAIREGDVNLEMIEGELADRGYPVDLTGLYESYQDGISTALRGLANSALDIVGGLPGIVIGLTVTLFVCFALLRDGDRLIDWLYRVIPIDDEIQQELFTELDQLMRASVISNVLVAAIQAVMLGAGLAVLGIPAVVLLTVLTFVLTLLPLVGAFGVWLPVSIYLVAVGRPVAAAGLAVYGLLVTVSDTYLRPALIGRTSAFNSAIVVVGIFGGLITFGAVGLFIGPVVLGGVKIVLDIFARERIGGTGADAEAETDAVAIVETPESDAPPENAAAKSESTTDEPSESDTDGDGSDDGDSDS, from the coding sequence ATGGCAGATCGTCCCGAGCCACCGGCGTGGGTCGTCGAGCAGCCCGTCCTAACCGGGCTCGCACTGGTCAGCGTGTTGCTCGGCTTCTTTATCGTCCTTCCGTATCTACAGTACGTTCTCTTCGGGGTTGTTCTCGCGTACATTCTGTTGCCCGTCCAGAACCGACTCGAGACGTACGTCAGGCCGATGATTGCGGCATTCATCACCGTCATCATCGCGGTGATCGTCATCTTGCTCCCGCTCGCGTATATCCTCAACGTCGCGTTCCGGCAGTCGACGCTGCTCGTGGACGCCATCCGAGAGGGCGACGTCAACCTCGAGATGATCGAAGGGGAACTCGCTGACAGGGGGTATCCGGTCGACCTCACTGGACTGTACGAGTCGTATCAGGACGGGATTTCGACTGCTCTCCGCGGACTCGCGAACAGCGCGCTCGATATCGTCGGCGGGCTGCCGGGGATCGTGATCGGGTTGACGGTGACGCTGTTCGTCTGCTTCGCGCTGTTGCGGGACGGGGATCGACTGATCGACTGGCTGTACCGCGTGATCCCGATCGACGACGAGATACAGCAGGAGCTGTTCACCGAACTGGACCAGCTCATGCGGGCGTCGGTCATCAGCAACGTCCTCGTCGCGGCCATTCAGGCGGTGATGCTCGGGGCCGGACTCGCAGTGCTCGGTATCCCCGCCGTCGTGTTACTCACCGTCCTCACTTTCGTGCTCACCCTCTTGCCGCTGGTCGGTGCATTCGGCGTCTGGCTCCCCGTGTCGATCTATCTGGTCGCAGTCGGTCGGCCCGTCGCCGCGGCCGGCCTCGCGGTCTATGGCCTGCTCGTCACCGTCTCGGACACCTATCTCCGGCCCGCGCTCATCGGCCGCACGAGCGCCTTTAACTCCGCCATCGTCGTCGTCGGTATCTTTGGCGGGCTCATCACCTTCGGTGCCGTGGGGCTGTTCATCGGCCCCGTCGTCCTCGGCGGTGTGAAGATCGTCCTCGATATCTTCGCTCGAGAACGCATCGGCGGGACGGGAGCCGACGCCGAGGCTGAGACCGACGCTGTGGCTATCGTCGAGACGCCGGAGTCCGACGCCCCGCCCGAGAATGCGGCCGCCAAATCGGAGTCGACGACCGATGAACCGAGCGAGTCCGATACTGACGGTGACGGTAGTGATGACGGCGACTCCGACTCCTGA